The following coding sequences are from one Oncorhynchus clarkii lewisi isolate Uvic-CL-2024 chromosome 20, UVic_Ocla_1.0, whole genome shotgun sequence window:
- the LOC139377474 gene encoding T-box transcription factor TBX6, whose product MLSVEMYPSLALGHQRVGDCYYRDREPPAHMALYPSSYDMAAGAMTSHPLAPPPAPSESTCKGQQDSVKMELENGSLWKHFCSVGTEMIITKKGRRMFPQLRVKLSGLNPALRYILLLDMVAMDTSRYRFQGDTWQVVGGAEARLPDRVFIHPDSPATGAHWQSRSISFHRAKLTNNTLDTQGYIILHSLHRYQPRVHVIEARDVLRWGGGQHSFIFPETQFLTVTAYQNNKITELKIQSNPFAKGFREDGMNSKRQRDVRQKRKLNEPLDIVSCDPCDSTELLSQYSSSSSSSSSSDLQSLALASLPSLPPLPESVCVYGSNETPFQESPVPEQQQALDLVGQTFIASQMTDITANITADMTKGPQNASGNKVTDGMMDRSVTMSLSTYNGTYPATPLGSSSFDPAPHPQSSSSYRSDPSISQPSPTSTFNYPSMATTDYPSILSSSPTLPSSTTSPSLQQTSFTYPTVPISTSSSPKPLLSSTSCQSILPSIPQQGLLSPHTPTNTSFPSLPPPSCQPIQQNGVTTHSMLTPPNQALQAVPISNQTPPLLVFNPTAYPYPNLPLSNVIQTTPPSFFNLSSPSTSQSHPVPSLPYSLSSHSAPLSYPFPSLPSSLSSCSSVQNWTLPNASSGSVHSAVSIPIPTQMQAPSVGSSFLPSSFTHPPSSLPNPVYQPSSCSAIPSVSVASFQPSASSHIPPFSLTNHSLPPTTCPQNQTTTPSSYPPIAPTEIGSFSQFNSGAPYLPEMVLHHPSLLPPLDPSLSSCVSSTSTPPALYPPFSSYPLRLCQDPRSSFPIPLRHMYRQHQHGHTHAQGSYLDMSGRAVF is encoded by the exons ATGCTGAGTGTGGAGATGTACCCCAGTTTGGCCCTTGGGCACCAAAGAGTGGGAGACTGCTACTATAGAG ATAGGGAACCTCCTGCCCACATggccctctacccctcctcctatGACATGGCTGCCGGGGCTATGACCTCTCACCCTCTGGCCCCACCCCCCGCCCCCAGCGAGTCAACCTGTAAAGGCCAGCAGGACAGCGTCAAGATGGAGCTGGAGAACGGTTCACTGTGGAAACATTTCTGCTCCGTGGGCACAGAGATGATCATCACCAAGAAGGGCAG GCGGATGTTCCCCCAGCTGAGGGTAAAGCTGTCAGGCCTGAACCCGGCGCTGCGCTACATCCTGCTGCTGGATATGGTGGCCATGGACACCTCTCGCTACCGCTTCCAGGGTGACACCTGGCAGGTGGTGGGTGGCGCTGAGGCCCGCTTACCCGACCGGGTGTTTATCCACCCAGACTCGCCAGCCACGGGTGCCCACTGGCAGAGCAGGAGCATCTCCTTCCACCGCGCCAAGCTCACCAACAACACGCTGGACACACAGGGATAT AtcatcctccactccctccaccgTTACCAGCCACGGGTACACGTGATTGAGGCCAGGGACGTGCTGAGGTGGGGGGGAGGGCAACACTCCTTCATCTTCCCAGAGACCCAGTTCCTCACCGTCACCGCCTACCAGAACAATAAA ATCACTGAACTGAAGATCCAATCCAATCCCTTCGCTAAGGGCTTTCGAGAGGATGGCATGAATAGCAAAAG ACAGAGGGACGTGAGGCAAAAGCGGAAGCTAAATGAACCTCTAGATattg tGAGCTGTGACCCGTGTGACTCCACTGAGCTCCTGTCTCagtactcctcttcctcctcctcctcctcctcctccgacctCCAGAGCCTGGCCCTGGCATCTCTTccatcccttccccctctccctgagtctgtgtgtgtgtatggctccAACGAAACGCCTTTCCAGGAGAGCCCTGTTCCAGAGCAGCAGCAAGCTCTAGACCTGGTGGGCCAAACCTTCATTGCCTCCCAGATGACTGACATCACAGCTAACATCACGGCCGATATGACCAAGGGTCCACAAAATGCATCGGGCAACAAAGTCACCGATGGAATGATGGACAG GTCCGTCACTATGAGTCTTTCCACTTACAATGGGACATATCCAGCCACTCCTCTTGGTTCTTCCTCTTTTGACCCTGCTCCTCATCCTCAGTCTTCATCCTCCTACCGCTCAGATCCCTCCATCTCCCAACCCTCCCCCACTTCTACTTTTAATTATCCATCCATGGCCACCACTGACtatccctctattctctcctcttctcctaccctcccttcctccaccacATCTCCCTCACTTCAGCAAACTAGTTTCACCTACCCCACCGTGCCTATTTCCACTTCATCCTCCCCCAagcctctcctgtcctccacctCCTGTcaatccatccttccatccatcccacAGCAAGGCCTGCTCAGTCCTCATACACCCACAAATACCTCTTTTCCatcactccctcctccctcctgtcaACCCATCCAGCAGAATGGGGTGACCACCCATTCCATGCTCACTCCCCCGAACCAGGCTCTACAAGCTGTCCCCATCTCCAACCAGACTCCCCCTCTGTTGGTCTTTAACCCCACAGCATACCCCTACCCAAACCTACCTCTCTCCAACGTCATCCAAACCACCCCTCCGTCTTTCTTCAACCTCTCAAGTCCCTCAACTTCTCAATCACACcccgttccctctctcccttattcTCTTTCTTCCCATTCCGCACCTCTATCTTATCCCTTTCcgtctctcccttcatccctctcttcttgCTCTTCAGTTCAAAATTGGACTCTTCCGAATGCTTCCTCCGGCTCCGTCCACTCCGCTGTGTCTATTCCCATCCCGACTCAGATGCAAGCTCCCTCTGTTGGGTCGTCCTTTCTTCCTTCCTCCTTCACTCACCCCCCATCCTCCCTTCCTAATCCAGTTTACCAACCCTCTTCCTGTTCCGCCATTCCCTCTGTGTCCGTCGCCTCTTTCCAGCCTTCTGCCTCTTCTCACATCCCACCCTTCTCCCTGACcaaccactccctccctccaacgACATGTCCCCAGAACCAGACCACCACGCCCTCCTCCTACCCCCCGATAGCGCCCACCGAGATTGGCTCCTTCTCCCAGTTCAACTCTGGCGCACCCTATCTTCCAGAAATGGTACTTCACCATCCCTCACTCCTGCCTCCACTGGATCCCTCTCtttcatcctgtgtctcctccacctccacacccccTGCCCTCTATCCCCCCTTCTCTTCCTATCCTCTGCGCCTCTGTCAGGACCCCCGCTCGTCCTTCCCCATACCTCTCAGGCACATGTACAGGCAGCACCAGCATGGCCACACCCATGCTCAGGGGTCCTACCTGGATATGAGTGGGAGGGCTGTATTCTGA